The following coding sequences lie in one Haladaptatus sp. DJG-WS-42 genomic window:
- a CDS encoding ABC transporter ATP-binding protein, giving the protein MARLEIKNLHAEVAEEGGEQILRGVNLEVKSGEIHALMGPNGSGKSTTAKVIAGHPAYTVTDGEILLHLEADEFKELDEAIPAAKRTWNLLELEPPERAALGIFLGFQYPAEIEGVTMVNFLRTALNAKLEGREDLLFGEDDDEEEEEEAGYSTSPMEGPADDGEIGVAEFQQILKAKMELLDMDEKFAMRYLNAGFSGGEKKQNEVLQAAILEPSIAVLDEIDSGLDIDRLQDVSKGINALRDEVGTGILQITHYQRILDYVEPDHVHIMMDGKVVKSGDASLAEELEDKGYDWIREEVYETA; this is encoded by the coding sequence ATGGCTAGGCTAGAAATCAAAAACCTACACGCAGAAGTAGCAGAAGAGGGCGGCGAGCAGATTCTCCGCGGCGTAAATCTCGAAGTGAAGTCCGGTGAGATTCACGCCCTGATGGGACCAAACGGCTCCGGGAAATCGACGACGGCGAAGGTTATCGCCGGTCATCCGGCCTACACGGTCACCGACGGTGAGATTCTGCTCCACCTCGAAGCAGACGAGTTCAAAGAGTTAGACGAGGCAATTCCAGCGGCAAAGCGCACCTGGAACCTCCTCGAACTCGAACCACCAGAACGTGCCGCACTCGGCATTTTCCTCGGCTTCCAGTACCCAGCCGAAATCGAGGGCGTCACGATGGTCAACTTCCTCCGCACCGCGCTCAACGCGAAACTCGAAGGGCGCGAGGACCTCCTCTTCGGCGAGGATGACGACGAGGAAGAAGAAGAGGAAGCGGGCTACTCCACCTCCCCGATGGAAGGCCCAGCGGACGACGGCGAAATCGGCGTCGCTGAGTTCCAGCAGATACTCAAAGCAAAGATGGAACTCCTCGACATGGACGAGAAGTTCGCCATGCGCTACCTGAACGCCGGGTTCTCCGGTGGCGAGAAAAAGCAGAACGAAGTGCTCCAGGCAGCCATCCTCGAACCCTCCATCGCCGTGCTCGACGAAATCGACTCCGGGCTGGACATCGACCGCCTGCAGGACGTCTCGAAGGGCATCAACGCGCTCCGTGACGAGGTCGGTACGGGCATCCTCCAGATTACCCACTACCAGCGCATCCTCGACTACGTCGAACCAGACCACGTCCACATCATGATGGACGGGAAGGTCGTAAAGAGCGGCGACGCGTCGCTCGCTGAGGAACTCGAGGACAAAGGGTACGACTGGATCCGCGAAGAAGTCTACGAGACAGCGTAA